The following are encoded in a window of Isachenkonia alkalipeptolytica genomic DNA:
- a CDS encoding DUF951 domain-containing protein — translation MPLKLEVGDELTLKKAHPCGSKTFKVLRTGADFRIQCLGCEHQIWLPRKELERRIVKINGEKKS, via the coding sequence ATGCCCCTAAAATTAGAAGTAGGTGACGAGCTTACCTTAAAAAAAGCCCATCCCTGTGGGTCAAAAACCTTTAAAGTGCTTCGTACGGGAGCGGACTTTCGTATTCAATGCCTGGGCTGTGAACATCAAATATGGCTACCCCGTAAAGAATTGGAACGAAGAATCGTAAAAATCAACGGAGAGAAAAAAAGCTGA